In Mustela lutreola isolate mMusLut2 chromosome 16, mMusLut2.pri, whole genome shotgun sequence, the genomic window GTTCCTCCCTTCCTGTTGGTAGCAACAGCAAAGATCATAGCAAATGAGAACACAGCCCAAGTATGTTCAGGGCAGCATGCTGTGTTGTGAGAGCCTgcgagtcttttaaaaaagattttatttaagtagttgagagggagggaggaagagagagaaagatagagagaaagtacacacaaggggggtgaggggcagagggagatgcagactccccactgagcaaggagccagactcctgggactccaggatcatgacctgtgccaaaggcagatgcttaaccaactaagccattcaggtgccctttttattatcttttatataCTTGAGTAATTATTTACTAGAGATGAATCTTATGGCTCACATCCTGTTTATTAGAGAAATACAGAATTCCAGGATTTCATCAAAGTATTCCAGCTCCATTTCCCACCCAATCCTGATCCCAAAGGAAAAGTTTGGAGTGGATGGTACGAGACTGCcaaaacggggcacctgggtggctcagtgggttaaagcctctgccttctgctcgggtcctgattccagggtcctgggattgagcctcattatcaggctctctgctcagcaaggagcctgcttcctcctgtctctctctgcctgctgctctgcctatttgtgatctctgtctgtcagaaaaaaataataataataaaatctttaaaaattaaaaaaaaaaaaaggactgccAAAACGCCGACATATCTTGAAGTGATCTTAAGAGTAGAgattcactttattttctttaattgtgtGAATGCTTGAAATGTCCGTATTGAATAAATCAATATTGGGAAACTATCTTCACCATCAATTATTTTTGGTTCATTGCTGGCTTCATGTTTACACAAAGATGTATTTGTCAGATACTCATAGGTAAGACTGACTTGTAAATTTTCCTACAGAGTCATCCAGTCCTTACAGATCCAGGGCCGAGTTCCTGCTCTCTTTCGCCAAGAACGGGAAGGCGGGAGAGAGATAACTCCATTTCAGTAATGGGTCTGGTAGACATTTTCTCGTTTTAAGGTCTGATTTTCCTGTGACTTATACAGAATAAAATTATAGTGACAAGAATACTGAAAACGTGTTTTTCATTGCATGGAAGACACCCCTTCGATTAAGCTACGTCATCCCTGTACCCTTCCTGGGCAGCGCTCGCTTCTCATTTCACCGTGTTAAAAGCAACAGATCCAGCAGGGTCTTCAACGGCTGTGGGTGGGAGCTGGGCCAGGAGTAAGATAGGGAGGCGTCCCCTGTCTTCCAGTCCCTCTTCCCCTGGCTTTGCTGTCCTGCTTTCTAACACCACGACAGGGCCCTGCAGAAGTCTCCCCTGACTGTGCCGGGCTCCGCTCGAAGGCACAGCCACCCACACCCCTTCTTCGAGATCAGCGCGAGTTCTGAGCAGCACCAGGAAGGTGGCCTTTTTCCAGCCAATAGGAGCGAGCCCCGCCCCGCGGAGGGGCCTATAAAAGGCAGGTCCTAGAGGAGGGTCCACACTCCACAGTCCGAGCGTCGCGGAGAGAGGATCCTCCTTGTGGGCATCGAGATGGGCTCAGAAACTGGAGGCTCAGACCCACGCAGCCCCTCCACGCGACACCCCGCGGACCAGCCGCCCTGCCATCAGAATTCCTGTAAAGCAAAGGGCTCAGGTGTAGCGGAGAAACCACTCGaagggaaagaggagacattCTCTTCCCCGTTAAGAGAGAGCCGCACCCAGAGGCAAGGTAGTGATCCCGGCAGTTCGCGCAGGGAGGCTGGAAGGAGGGTTTTTTCTTGAGATAGGTGATGGGAAATGTCACCCAGCCCTCGGGAGGTTGAGAAACATGGCAGTGATCCCCGGAACCACACTGCTGTGGTCCGCCTGGGACACTGAACAACCTCCGTCGAGAAGACCGTCCACAAAGCCGGAGCAGGGCGGGACTGCGGAGTTGTGCGGGCTTCGGGGGAGGCCACTCACCTAAACTCCTTTTTCCGCTAGGGTCAGAGCCACAGACTGATGAGGAGCATGCCCAGGAAGCTGAGCTCAAAAGAGTCGGCGGTATCTCTGGACCAGGTAGGAGCTGACTTTCCTGGGGAGGAGGCACAGGAGGTGGGGTAGCTCAGTCTCCCGGTCAGGGGACTGGGAGTTCTGCGGCCCCCTTGCAGATCCCGGACTCGAGGAACAGCTGGGAACTAGTTCTGGTTGCTAGCTTTGGTCCTGTGTGTCCAGGATGACCCGGGGGTGAGGTGTCCTGCCGGAGCAGTCACAAGACTTTCTGTCCCCAGAATCGGAAGGCTGCTGCAGTCAGGAGGGCTCCAGGAAGAGGAAAATCGGTTCCAGCGACGGCATCTGTGCCGGAACAGGTGGGCTCTAGCTCTGGGCCCGGAGGGGTGCCGACAGAAAAGCGGGTCACACGTGCAGGGCGTGGGCACAGAAGGGGCTGTTGAGTTGCCCAAGCGAGTTAGCAGACTCTGCAATCCAGGGGACATCTGGGGACCCTGGATGGGCACGGCGTCGCCTCATCCCACCAAGGGAAGGGGCGGAACTGAGTAGGAGACAGGGGGAGTTCCCCCGAGGGaatggctggggggggggggtgtccctgggTGGTCTGGCTGGTAGTTCACCGCGTGCTTCCTCTGCAGGGGTCTCTCTCGCAGACAAGCGCAGTGTCACTCAGGGAAGGAGGACACGGAGGACGCTCGACGGGGATCGCGGCGGCGAGAGCGAGGAGACCGCGGGTGCCGGCCCCAGGAGACaaggggcgcggggcgcggggcgcagCGGGCGCCGCAGATACAGGTCCCCGGGAAACCGGCCGCCTCCCCTGCGCAAGAAGCTGGTGACCGCCGTGCGCGCCCTGTCTGAGGCCATCCATCAGGACATCGCCCAGGCGTGCGAGCAGCGGGAGCACTCCCCGCTGACCTGGGAGCAGCCCTCGGGGCTCGGGGAGCTCTGGGGGCCCCTGTGCGCGGCCTTGCAGACTGTCTACACCATGGCCCACCAGGCGGCCTACGTCTTCCCTGCAGAGAGCTGGCTCATGCCGGGCCCGCAGCCGAGCCCCGGAGGACTCCCGCGGGGGGCGGAGGACAAGCCTGGGGCGGCAGGGCGTGTTTGAGACACAGTGTGTCCCTGAAGGATAGAACCTGGGGTGGTCCACGGAAAGGTCCTCGAAACATGGACTCGGAATGGGGAGATAGAGGCTTAAATGTCATGTTAGGCATTTTCGTGTATTTCGAGTATCTTGGGACAGCCCAGCGTTATTTTATAATGAGAACATATACCAGGGTGTAATCCATATGTATTGTGTATTTTAACGTGTAGTGAAGGAAGCATACTTATAGCCTCCCCTTTGATCCTGGACTGAGGCCACAGGCCTAGGGTACCATTCCCTGGGGAGAGATGGCTGTATTGTTCAGTTTGATGAAATCATGGTGAAGTCACCAGGTCATTTCTGTTCccttttcagttattttatataaaacctGAGTCAAGCTATACTAATGTTATTGACTGTATGTATTTATTCTTACAGCCGGCTCATATTATACacctaattttgttttcttctattttatagatTTCAAGTTGTCCTATTTATGAGaggatattaaaattaatttagtcatttttaatatattttattttatatagtttcctatttgtattttatactgGGACCATGCAATCTTTaatcatataatgtatataactttatgtaagaaaaataaacatttttggttATTATCTTATCTTGGTTCATAATTTCCATATCAcatgtaatgaaataaaaattaatctcaTGTATTCTCCTTATCCAGATGGAGTTTGTTTTATGGAGGGGTGGGTTAGGAGACTGCTTTCTTTTCACCTCTACTTCATTTCCACCTTGGCTTTCCTCCACCTAGCAGCTctttttttttgggaggggatAGTTAATTATCCCAATGAATGGGGCAATTCAATGATAATATATTACAAATCAGTTTGAACCCATGGCATGGCTTCAAATTATACAAAACAAATGCCtgcatatgtgaaaaaaaaaatcacaattgcAAGTTATATTTGGGGGTTGGGGATGCAATTACAAAAgagtcaaaaaaccaaaaattttaaatactaatacaacaaaataaaataaataaaatatctgggaatataatccaataaaatatataaaatgtatatgagaAACCATATAAAATTTCTGAAAGATATGAAAGCCGAcatcaacaaatataaaaatcacatcaCTGTTCTTTGGTAGGAAAATTCCATATTATCAAACATCAGTCTCTAAGCTATATAAATTCAATCTGGTCCTGATACAGATACCATCAGTTACTCATTGGAGCTAGGCATGTTGTTGCAAAAAAAATCCTACagatgaaaatacaaagaaggacaggaaagaaaagtctgaaaaaggaaaaaaaattaggataaaGTTTTAGTTAAGCAAGATAAATAGGCTTCAGAGATTtgtataaaattgtatatatggtCACCAACGTGCTATGCACTTAAAAATCctttaagagggtagatctcatgttcagtgttctgaaaaacaaagaaaaaagaaaaaactaaggcTAGCTAGCTCTGTGAAACATGTTATTTCTTGAATAAGACCGATCAGTagagataaaaattcaaaaatagacCAAAGTATTTGCGAAAGTTAATAAGCAAGAAAATATTGGGGATGGCATCATTCCTACTTGGGGTTTGAGAACTTGATTATTACCACCACATAGGTAAGAAATTGAttcactggggtgcctgagtggctcagtccctaaacatctgcctttggctcaggtcatgatcccagggttctgggatcgagccctgcatccggctccctgctcagtgggaagcctgcttctccctctctcactccccctgcttgtgttccctctctccgtcaaataaataaataaataaataaaaatctttaaaaaaatgatttactcTTCACATCCTATAACAAGGTAAAAGTCCAATGAAAAAATACAACCGCATGACCAAAAAGAACCTCTTTTCAATACAGACTCTGCCTAAcaaattgaaatagaaaatacacaCTGACGCCCTCCTGCTGCCAGGACAGGGGGCTCCGCGTGAAGGTCAAGGCATCCCATATGAGAGGGAGGCAGCCAGATCCCAAGACAGAAGTCCGTGCTTCAGTGAGCTCCCCTCCCCGCTGAACTGCAAAAATCATTTCACCTGTAGCAGCGGAGAGAGGTCAGACTTGGGGAACTGAGAATTTGGttggaaaactattttttttccccagttgctACTTGccaaaaaagaattacaaattcCAAGTTAGCATCGCTTAAGTGTTTGGGAGGGACTTTCTCTTTTCCATAAGCCCTGGAGGTAGACAGTGTtcaggggaagggcaggaaatGCTGACCTGTGCAGAAGGACTGTCAGTGAAACACCCGAATTTCACTGGTTTCTCTGCTCTGCTGAGGAATTCAACCCAAAATAGAGTTCCTTCTAATATTCAGACCACTGGGATGCCCTATCATTTAAGTTATAAGCATAGAAATGAAATCAGACAAAGTGCCGGAAAAAGATTTGCAGAGTTATAATCAAAGAGAACATGCGATGATAATTTATATCAGGAATCACTGGACTTATTTGCACAAGTCAGTGCCAATTTATGTGAAAGTGCAGATGATATGGAAATTTgttaggaaaatatgctttaccAATATTGATCTCCCTAGTGGTAACAGAAAGTCTAAACAGAGCAGTATCTACCAAAGGGGAGAAGTTTATGAGAACCTCACAAATGAAAGCGCCAGGATCAGatggccatttatttttttaattttttaaagacttttttttttaaagattttatttatttatttgacagagagagatcacaagtaggcagagaggcaggcagagagagagagaggaggaagcaggctccctgctgagcagagagcccgatgtgggcctcgatcccaggaccctgagatcatgacctgagccgaaggcagcggcttaacccactgagccacccaggcgccccaattttttaaagacttttaaaaaatttatttatttgacagacagagatcacaagtaggcagacaggcaggcagagagagagagagagaggaggaagcaggctccccgtggagcagagagcccaatgtggggctcgatcccaggaccctggtatcatgacctgagccgaaggcagaggctttaacccactgagccacccaggcgcccccagatggccatttatttttaagattttatttatttattcatgaaagagagaggcagagggagaagcagacagagcagagagcccgacaggagacttgatcccaggaccctgggatcatgacctgagcgtaagGCAAATGTTTaccggactaagccacccaggggccccaggatcTGATGGTTAAAAGGGCAGATCCTGTCATTCCTTTAACTTTCATACGACCCAGTACCCATTTAAATAGCTTTGGGTGGTTACCACATCATTCCACAGCTGCATTTTTGCTGAGTTTTCGGTAATCAGCTCTGATTGCTTTTATAATCAATTAAGACACATGAATTCACATTAATCCTTTGTCTTtcccacacacaaatacacaattTGGTCCCTGCCCACTATCGAATACTCCCCGTATCTAAGTTAGAGATTAGAGCCATAGTGCTGGACACCCTTAGTTCCcagacacacaaatacacaaacgTTACACACAGGTGCAAACTCCCACGCAAATGTACAACATACACGCAAATGCACAGTGGTatacccccacacacatacacacactcacactccacAGGGAACTCACACTCATGCACAAATTCATCAAATGCAAGCACATAATCACATTTACACACCCTCGTCCCGACGCTCACGTTCCCAGTCCCATGTATACGATCTCATTCAAGGTCAGCATGCACGTGTGTGTCTCAATAATGTGGTCATGTGTGTAAGAATAAAGGCATCCCCTCACCTTGGATGCCTGAAGATGGGGGGAAAGGGGCACTTCCAACTTGTCCACTCCGTCCATCCCTGCAACAACCCACAAAAATGATACTTGCCCCATgcagtattttaaagtttttttaaaaaatattttatttatttatttgacagagagatcacaagtaggcagagaggcaggcagagagaaaggaagagaagcaggccccccgccgagcagagagcccgatgtggggcccgatcccaggaccccgggatcgtaacctgagctgaaggcagaggatttaacccactgagccacccaggtgccccaccacatGCAGTATTTTAAAGTGCCGTGAGCATTGCCAGGGGCCAACTTGGCATGTCGCAGGGGCGTCGAAAGAGTGGGGTTCAAATGAGGACTAAGGGACCAGGGTCAGGTGGTGTGCAGACAGCATGGGAGTGTGGAGGGCACAAAACTCTTAAAGGCATGTTGTGTCATAACAAGCAATGAATGCAGATAGATACAGAAAAGCAAGGTGGGGGGAGGCTAAAATGAACCTGAGGTactgggtcagagtcagggacatgTGAACATATGTTTAGCTGTAGAGATGCAAGTAGACAGGTAGATAAAGAGAAAACTACACGTGCATGTGCCGACAAAGATTTCACAGGTCGGTCTGCTCAGAGGGCCTAACAGCAATGAAATGCcaggagcaaggagaaggtcCAGCACTCACCAAGCACCCACAGTCTTGTATCTAACGCTGTTCTCTAACCAAAGGCTCCTTAGAGAGATGGCGGGAAGATACAAGAGGAGCCTGGAGCATCTTGCAGTGACAAAACGTAAGagtaaggaagtgctcaaaaagcaagaaaactgggggccgcctgggtggtcAGCTGGTTCAGCGtgattaagggtctgccttcagttcaagtcatgatctcagggtcctgggattgagccccaactcagctccctgctcaatgaggagtctgtttctccccatgcctctgccctcccccaacctgtGTGCTTCAGCGCaaactctctctcacataaataaattaaatttaaaaaaaaaaaaaactgaagacataTCAAAGGGACACAGTAGCCAAACCTGAAAGGGTTCTTGTTCGGCACCCTGTCAACAGTGCTCTGATACCAACAGGATGTCCTGCAATTCCACGTAATTCTGACATTCTCCGTTAGTACAGACCCCGCAAGTTAAAGGCGAGGTCCTTCCCAAGACTAATCCCTGTCCCAAGTCACTGCCTGCTAGGGAGGTATTCCCAGACTGGGGCATCTGGTGGCTGGCTACAAATGCAAGGGCTTCCCACACTCCCCCCAGGCTGGAGATTGGCTGGGAAgattcacagaactcaggaaagtgctGTACGTCTGGTGATCCTGGATAAAGTTAATTCGTGTATCGGCACCCATAAAACAGAGGCCACCCCAGCGGCCCAACGCAAATCACAGATACACCTAAGCCTGCCTGCCCCTACGTGGAACATGGGCAAGGAAACCTAACACACACCAATGACAATCCGCCGACTCCAGCTGACCCCACTGGGGGAAACAGCGCCTGCGGCTTCGCGAGGAAGTCCCTGACCTCCTACTCAATCACACCTGGTGTCTGGATGGCCTCTTCCAAAACGTGCTCTCACCCCAAACCCTTCAGGAAGAGCGCCCCCTTGTGAGGAGGCTCTGTCCTCCCGAGATCAAAGGTGGTCTTCCTTTGAATAAAAGACAGCGAACTTGTTACTAAATGGTTTTAGTTTTGTCATTGGACATCATTTGATTATAAAGGACAGCAATAAGGAGCCACAGGAAGGCATCCACAGAGCGAGATCTGGAAGGGTTGCCCACAGAGTAGCTTCTGCTCCCCACCAAGAAATTCCCTGGAGCTTCTCCA contains:
- the LOC131817707 gene encoding protein FRG2-like yields the protein MGSETGGSDPRSPSTRHPADQPPCHQNSCKAKGSGVAEKPLEGKEETFSSPLRESRTQRQGSEPQTDEEHAQEAELKRVGGISGPESEGCCSQEGSRKRKIGSSDGICAGTGVSLADKRSVTQGRRTRRTLDGDRGGESEETAGAGPRRQGARGAGRSGRRRYRSPGNRPPPLRKKLVTAVRALSEAIHQDIAQACEQREHSPLTWEQPSGLGELWGPLCAALQTVYTMAHQAAYVFPAESWLMPGPQPSPGGLPRGAEDKPGAAGRV